The following are encoded together in the Thermomonas brevis genome:
- a CDS encoding tetratricopeptide repeat-containing sulfotransferase family protein gives MNGDPRMAGLAPELAATVHAGARALRDGDPRRAEALLQQACRQAPEHPEPLRYLAILQLHTRRAPQAIDTLQRALHITPDDALLHADLGTARSACGQSDAALDSWRRACELDPRQPTPWFNLGRNLQQRGDTEAAIEALERACTLAPELLPATVLLGDALAHAGRFDEAAARYRAALRLHPACGDAWRGLSNIKTVALDDADAATLRAQLQRRDVADPDRVAMGHALGKLEEDRGRHAEAFAAFAAANALQQRLTPWSAQAFERFVEQALAASETLPAPLDPELGREVVFIVGLPRSGSTLFEQILAAHPEVEGASELPDLGIVLQQESQRHGVPYPQWVPQASAEDWHRLGRDYLERTERWRTTRPRFTDKQPDNWKHAGILRAMLPGATVIETRRDPLETAWSCFKQQFYSQPHFANDPGNIAAYLRGCERAMDRWRARDPARIHLHRYEDLLADPEPRIRALLADCGLDFDPICLRFHEARRSVRTASAAQVRQPLRGDTARARAYGAALDPLRAALNLPPG, from the coding sequence ATGAACGGCGATCCGCGCATGGCCGGGCTCGCCCCGGAGCTCGCCGCGACGGTCCACGCCGGCGCGCGCGCGTTGCGCGACGGCGACCCGCGGCGCGCGGAAGCGCTGCTGCAACAGGCCTGCCGGCAGGCGCCGGAACATCCGGAACCGCTGCGCTACCTGGCGATCCTGCAGCTGCACACGCGCCGCGCGCCACAGGCGATCGACACGCTGCAGCGCGCGCTGCACATCACGCCGGACGACGCCCTGCTGCACGCCGACCTCGGTACCGCGCGCTCCGCCTGCGGCCAGTCCGATGCCGCGCTGGACAGCTGGCGGCGCGCCTGCGAACTCGATCCGCGGCAGCCGACGCCGTGGTTCAACCTCGGCCGCAACCTGCAGCAGCGCGGCGACACCGAGGCCGCCATCGAAGCGCTGGAACGCGCCTGCACGCTCGCGCCCGAACTGCTGCCGGCCACCGTCCTGCTGGGCGATGCGCTGGCGCACGCCGGCCGCTTCGACGAAGCCGCGGCGCGCTACCGCGCCGCGCTGCGCCTGCATCCGGCCTGCGGCGACGCCTGGCGCGGGCTGTCCAACATCAAGACGGTGGCGCTGGACGATGCCGACGCGGCCACGCTGCGCGCCCAGTTGCAGCGCCGCGACGTGGCCGACCCCGACCGGGTGGCGATGGGCCACGCGCTGGGCAAGCTGGAAGAGGATCGCGGCCGCCACGCCGAGGCGTTCGCCGCGTTCGCCGCCGCCAATGCGCTGCAGCAGCGGCTGACGCCGTGGAGCGCGCAGGCGTTCGAGCGCTTCGTCGAACAGGCGCTGGCCGCCAGCGAAACCCTGCCCGCGCCGCTCGATCCCGAGCTCGGGCGGGAGGTCGTGTTCATCGTCGGCCTGCCGCGCTCCGGCTCCACCCTGTTCGAGCAGATCCTGGCCGCGCATCCCGAAGTCGAAGGCGCCAGCGAACTGCCCGACCTCGGCATCGTCCTCCAGCAGGAATCGCAGCGGCACGGCGTGCCCTATCCGCAGTGGGTGCCGCAGGCCAGCGCGGAAGACTGGCATCGCCTCGGCCGCGACTACCTCGAGCGCACCGAGCGCTGGCGTACAACGCGTCCGCGCTTCACCGACAAGCAGCCGGACAACTGGAAGCACGCCGGCATCCTGCGCGCGATGCTGCCCGGCGCCACCGTGATCGAAACCCGCCGCGACCCGCTGGAAACCGCGTGGTCCTGCTTCAAGCAGCAGTTCTACAGCCAGCCGCATTTCGCCAACGATCCGGGCAACATCGCCGCGTACCTGCGCGGCTGCGAGCGAGCGATGGATCGCTGGCGCGCGCGCGATCCGGCGCGCATCCACCTGCACCGCTACGAGGACCTGCTGGCCGACCCGGAGCCGCGCATCCGCGCCCTGCTGGCCGACTGCGGGCTGGACTTCGACCCGATCTGCCTGCGCTTCCACGAGGCGCGGCGCAGCGTCCGCACCGCCAGCGCGGCGCAGGTGCGGCAGCCGCTGCGCGGCGACA
- a CDS encoding DUF2069 domain-containing protein, which yields MTPRRYLALCLFALAALFVAWSLHNNHLWAGLTVFALPPVLLGLAALRGWHRAGFTAAMLALLWFSHGVMMLWSEPALRLFALAETVLALLIVHAACLPGMRARREQRRTPE from the coding sequence ATGACGCCGCGGCGCTATCTGGCTCTGTGCCTGTTCGCGCTGGCGGCGCTGTTCGTCGCCTGGTCGCTGCACAACAACCATCTTTGGGCGGGCCTGACGGTGTTCGCGCTGCCGCCCGTCCTACTCGGCCTCGCCGCCCTGCGCGGCTGGCATCGGGCCGGCTTCACCGCCGCGATGCTGGCCCTGCTCTGGTTCAGCCACGGCGTGATGATGCTGTGGTCCGAACCCGCGCTGCGCCTGTTCGCATTGGCCGAAACCGTGCTGGCGCTGCTCATCGTTCATGCCGCCTGCCTGCCCGGCATGCGCGCCCGCCGCGAGCAGCGCCGAACCCCGGAATGA
- the wrbA gene encoding NAD(P)H:quinone oxidoreductase, translated as MAEILVLYYSRGGSVARLARQIARGVGEVEGMQARLRTLPPVAPVTEIAAPPEPEDGAPYVEKRDLAECAGLLLGSPTRFGNMAAPVKHFLDTLGAEWASGTLVGKPAAAFTSTATMHGGQESTLLTMLVPLLHHGCVIAGIPFTESALNTTRSGGTPYGASHVAGVRDDPELSDDEAALARALGRRVAQLARRLDA; from the coding sequence ATGGCCGAGATCCTTGTCCTGTATTACAGCCGCGGCGGCTCGGTGGCGCGGCTGGCGCGGCAGATCGCGCGCGGCGTCGGCGAAGTCGAGGGCATGCAGGCGCGACTGCGCACGCTGCCGCCGGTAGCGCCGGTGACCGAAATCGCCGCCCCGCCCGAACCCGAGGACGGCGCGCCCTACGTCGAAAAGCGCGACCTGGCCGAATGCGCCGGCCTGCTGCTCGGCAGCCCGACCCGCTTCGGCAACATGGCCGCGCCGGTGAAGCATTTCCTCGACACGCTCGGCGCGGAATGGGCCAGCGGCACGCTGGTCGGCAAGCCGGCGGCGGCGTTCACGTCCACCGCGACCATGCACGGCGGCCAAGAATCGACCCTGCTGACCATGCTGGTGCCGCTGCTGCACCACGGCTGCGTGATCGCCGGCATTCCGTTCACCGAATCCGCGCTCAACACCACCCGCAGCGGCGGCACGCCCTACGGCGCCAGCCACGTGGCCGGCGTGCGGGACGATCCGGAGCTGAGCGACGACGAGGCCGCGCTGGCGCGCGCGCTGGGACGGCGGGTGGCGCAGCTGGCGCGGAGGCTGGACGCATGA
- a CDS encoding YihY family inner membrane protein, with translation MEPLDSLYRWSERLRDPARAGSFVRFVLRRFLDDRLFEAAGALSYTSAFALVPLSMVAFGVLSAFPVFDAWSERLSGYIFSNFVPSAARAVSGYLTDFSSNTKSLTTAGALALIVSLLVTLSSVESIFNRIWRVPTARPKLGRFLVYWTVLTLGTLVAAASLALSTRFFALSVFETLPGRWLEALMLRLAPMAIELLAFAAVFKVVPHRTVAWRHALAGALLSMLLFEGVKSGLGMYLASFDSYQKIYGAVALAPILMLWIYLSWVSILFGASLASSMSAFRYQPKALRLPHGYELYGLLRMLGRFQQARRRGDGLSSERIQQLEPSLTDSMVQHLLAKMAEINVVQCAESGDWLLARDLDEVRLDELYEAAQLRVPVDGALPPLADDALGSAVRHTMEQLRGPLHDLLRQPVSSVYAGLSEE, from the coding sequence ATGGAGCCGCTGGATTCCCTCTACCGCTGGAGCGAGCGCCTGCGCGATCCGGCCCGCGCCGGCAGCTTCGTCCGCTTCGTGCTGCGGCGCTTCCTCGACGACCGCCTGTTCGAGGCCGCCGGCGCGCTGTCCTACACCTCCGCGTTCGCGCTGGTGCCGCTGTCGATGGTGGCGTTCGGCGTGCTGTCGGCGTTCCCGGTGTTCGACGCCTGGAGCGAGCGCCTCAGCGGCTACATCTTCTCCAACTTCGTGCCGAGCGCGGCGCGCGCGGTGTCCGGTTACCTCACCGACTTCTCCTCGAACACCAAGTCGCTGACCACCGCCGGCGCGCTGGCGCTGATCGTCTCGCTGCTGGTGACGCTGAGCAGCGTCGAGTCGATCTTCAACCGGATCTGGCGGGTGCCGACCGCGCGGCCGAAGCTCGGCCGCTTCCTGGTCTACTGGACGGTGCTGACCCTGGGCACGCTGGTGGCGGCGGCCAGCCTGGCGCTGTCCACGCGGTTCTTCGCGCTGTCGGTGTTCGAGACGTTGCCGGGGCGCTGGCTGGAGGCGCTGATGCTGCGGCTGGCGCCGATGGCGATCGAGCTGCTGGCCTTCGCCGCGGTGTTCAAGGTGGTGCCGCACCGCACCGTCGCGTGGCGGCACGCGCTGGCCGGCGCGCTGCTGTCGATGCTGCTGTTCGAAGGCGTGAAGTCCGGGCTGGGCATGTACCTGGCGAGCTTCGATTCCTACCAGAAGATCTACGGCGCGGTGGCGCTGGCGCCGATCCTGATGCTGTGGATCTACCTGAGCTGGGTGTCGATCCTGTTCGGCGCCTCGCTCGCCTCGTCGATGTCGGCGTTCCGCTACCAGCCGAAGGCGCTGCGTCTGCCGCACGGCTACGAGCTGTACGGGCTGCTGCGCATGCTCGGCCGCTTCCAGCAGGCGCGCCGGCGCGGCGACGGCCTGAGCAGCGAGCGCATCCAGCAGCTGGAGCCCAGCCTGACCGACAGCATGGTCCAGCACCTGTTGGCGAAGATGGCGGAAATCAACGTGGTGCAGTGCGCCGAGAGCGGCGACTGGCTGCTGGCGCGCGATCTGGACGAGGTGCGCCTGGACGAGCTGTACGAAGCGGCGCAGCTGCGCGTGCCGGTGGACGGCGCGCTGCCGCCGCTGGCGGACGACGCGCTGGGCAGCGCGGTGCGGCACACCATGGAGCAGTTGCGCGGGCCGCTGCACGACTTGCTGCGGCAGCCCGTTTCCAGCGTCTATGCCGGACTTTCGGAGGAATGA
- a CDS encoding TlpA family protein disulfide reductase, with product MRVRLIALALPALLAACGPAPEAGKGAAAKPAATPAASAPAKPAADAQVERPSLKVTTLDGAAYDLAQQRGKWVIVNYWATWCGPCLQEMPELSALAAMRQHIAVIGLAYEETTPEELRAFLAKRPVAYPIAPIDVYDPPKDFGAPRGLPTTWLIAPDGKLVRKYTGPVTARMLEDDIAAFGGPKAGANAPADGAGKAG from the coding sequence ATGCGTGTCCGTCTTATCGCGCTGGCGCTGCCGGCCCTGCTCGCGGCCTGCGGGCCCGCGCCGGAGGCCGGCAAGGGCGCCGCCGCCAAACCGGCCGCCACGCCGGCGGCATCCGCACCGGCGAAGCCGGCCGCCGATGCGCAGGTGGAACGGCCCTCGTTGAAGGTGACTACCCTGGACGGCGCGGCCTACGACCTCGCCCAGCAGCGCGGCAAGTGGGTGATCGTCAACTACTGGGCGACCTGGTGCGGGCCGTGCTTGCAGGAGATGCCGGAGCTGTCGGCGCTGGCGGCGATGCGCCAGCACATCGCGGTGATCGGCCTGGCCTACGAGGAAACCACGCCCGAGGAACTGCGCGCGTTCCTGGCGAAGCGGCCGGTGGCGTATCCGATCGCGCCCATCGACGTGTACGACCCGCCGAAGGACTTCGGCGCGCCGCGCGGTCTTCCCACCACCTGGCTGATCGCGCCCGACGGCAAGCTGGTGCGCAAATACACCGGCCCGGTGACCGCGCGCATGCTGGAGGACGACATCGCCGCGTTCGGCGGGCCCAAGGCGGGCGCGAACGCGCCTGCGGACGGCGCCGGCAAGGCCGGCTGA
- a CDS encoding acylphosphatase: MAAARFVVTGKVQGVWFRASTRDEALRLGLAGYARNLADGSVEVLAVGDGEAIAALERWLHRGPPLARVAGVARSDADAAGAVDGFVTG, encoded by the coding sequence ATGGCCGCCGCGCGCTTCGTCGTCACCGGCAAGGTGCAGGGCGTGTGGTTCCGCGCCTCCACCCGCGACGAGGCGCTGCGGCTGGGACTGGCCGGGTATGCGCGCAATCTCGCCGACGGCAGCGTCGAGGTGCTGGCGGTCGGCGATGGCGAGGCGATCGCGGCGCTGGAGCGCTGGCTGCATCGCGGCCCGCCGCTGGCGCGGGTGGCGGGCGTGGCGCGTTCCGATGCGGACGCGGCGGGCGCCGTCGACGGGTTCGTGACCGGCTGA
- the ppk2 gene encoding polyphosphate kinase 2: MSKLKRKEYEALLEPMQVELANAARWLQHSDRRLVVLVEGRDTAGKGGAIDAIREHLNPRQCRVVALPKPTEREATQWYFQRYAAHLPAAGEIALFDRSWYNRAGVEKVMGFASDAQVDAFLRAAPQFERQLVEDGILLFKYWLCCDQDKQEKRFAERLADPLKGWKLSPIDLEARTRYRAYTEAREAMLKATHTGFAPWTLVDFNDQKLGRLTLIRDLLDRLPDTRIDAPDIVLPALPGKPAKERYGALKPIPGFKP, encoded by the coding sequence GTGAGCAAGCTCAAGCGCAAGGAGTACGAGGCGCTGCTGGAACCGATGCAGGTCGAGCTGGCGAACGCCGCGCGCTGGCTGCAGCACTCCGACCGGCGGCTGGTGGTGCTGGTCGAGGGCCGCGACACCGCCGGCAAGGGCGGCGCCATCGACGCGATCCGCGAGCACCTCAACCCGCGCCAATGCCGGGTCGTCGCGCTGCCCAAGCCGACCGAGCGCGAGGCCACGCAGTGGTATTTCCAGCGCTACGCGGCGCATCTGCCCGCCGCCGGCGAGATCGCGCTGTTCGACCGCAGCTGGTACAACCGCGCCGGCGTCGAGAAGGTGATGGGCTTCGCCAGCGACGCGCAGGTGGACGCGTTCCTGCGCGCCGCGCCGCAGTTCGAGCGGCAGTTGGTCGAGGACGGCATCCTGCTGTTCAAGTACTGGCTGTGCTGCGACCAGGACAAGCAGGAAAAGCGCTTCGCCGAGCGGCTGGCCGACCCCCTCAAGGGCTGGAAGCTCTCGCCCATCGACCTCGAAGCGCGCACGCGCTACCGCGCCTATACCGAGGCGCGCGAGGCGATGCTCAAGGCCACCCACACCGGCTTCGCGCCGTGGACGCTGGTGGATTTCAACGACCAGAAGCTGGGCCGGCTGACCCTGATCCGCGACCTGCTGGACCGGCTGCCGGACACCCGCATCGACGCGCCCGACATCGTCCTCCCGGCGCTGCCCGGCAAGCCGGCGAAGGAACGCTACGGCGCGCTCAAGCCGATCCCCGGCTTCAAGCCCTGA
- a CDS encoding helix-turn-helix domain-containing protein translates to MSIDATLRLLSKASGLTVADIATAIPRAGIGTVNAWLKGDKIPGKDQIDALARAFGVPAGALLSELASTLDPARTKGEHDLLAAYRSLNSRQQGALLIVALSMKPKAARK, encoded by the coding sequence ATGTCCATCGACGCCACCCTGCGACTGCTCAGCAAGGCCAGCGGCCTGACCGTGGCCGACATCGCCACCGCCATCCCGCGCGCCGGCATCGGCACCGTCAACGCCTGGCTCAAGGGCGACAAGATTCCCGGCAAGGATCAGATCGACGCGCTGGCGCGCGCGTTCGGCGTGCCGGCCGGCGCGCTGCTGTCGGAACTCGCCAGCACGCTCGACCCGGCCCGCACCAAGGGCGAGCACGACCTGCTCGCCGCCTACCGCAGCCTCAACAGCCGCCAGCAGGGCGCGCTGCTGATCGTTGCGCTCAGCATGAAGCCGAAGGCGGCGCGCAAGTGA
- a CDS encoding GNAT family N-acetyltransferase — protein sequence MTISISRAGPADLDALAALFDAYRQFYGQPSDVARARQWLRERLRFGESTVLVAKRDGAAVGFVQLYPMFSSVRTAKTWILNDLYVDAGARRQGVARSLLDAAAAFAREDGAAGISLETTQDNDAARALYRAAGWQEDATQWYSLGF from the coding sequence ATGACGATTTCCATTTCCCGCGCCGGCCCGGCCGACCTCGACGCGCTGGCCGCGCTGTTCGACGCCTACCGCCAGTTCTACGGCCAGCCTTCCGACGTCGCCCGCGCGCGCCAGTGGCTGCGCGAACGCCTGCGCTTCGGCGAATCGACGGTGCTGGTGGCGAAGCGCGACGGCGCGGCCGTGGGCTTCGTCCAGCTGTATCCGATGTTCTCCTCGGTGCGCACCGCGAAGACGTGGATCCTCAACGACCTCTACGTCGATGCCGGCGCGCGCCGGCAGGGCGTGGCCCGCAGCCTGCTCGACGCCGCCGCGGCGTTCGCGCGCGAGGATGGCGCTGCCGGCATCTCGCTGGAAACCACCCAGGACAACGACGCGGCGCGCGCGCTGTACCGCGCCGCCGGTTGGCAGGAAGACGCGACGCAGTGGTATTCGCTGGGGTTCTGA
- the prfA gene encoding peptide chain release factor 1, with translation MTPALRRKLEALLERREEVERLLADPAVASDQARFRSLSREFSNLQPVADALAAEARARDDLAAAEAMRADPELRELADDEIEAATARLQQLEGELLAQLVPKDARDDGGLYLEVRAGTGGDEAAIFAGDLFRMYARYAERNGWRVEVESANPGEHGGYKEIVARVEGDGAYAKLKYESGTHRVQRVPATESQGRIHTSAATVAIIALEAGDFDVTINPADLKVDTFRSSGAGGQHVNKTESAIRITHVPSGVVVESQTERSQHANRDKAMKRLQAMLVEAELEKRAAATAADRKLQVGSGDRSQRIRTYNFPQGRITDHRVEGLTLYDLPNIVEGDLDPLVLRLQQERQAEELAQLARDA, from the coding sequence ATGACCCCCGCCCTGCGCCGCAAACTCGAAGCGCTGCTGGAACGGCGCGAGGAAGTGGAGCGCCTGCTGGCCGACCCGGCGGTGGCGTCCGACCAGGCCCGCTTCCGCAGCCTTTCGCGCGAGTTCTCGAACCTGCAGCCGGTGGCCGACGCGCTGGCGGCGGAAGCGCGCGCCCGCGACGATCTCGCCGCCGCCGAAGCGATGCGCGCCGACCCCGAGCTGCGCGAACTGGCCGACGACGAGATCGAAGCCGCCACCGCCCGCCTGCAACAGCTGGAAGGCGAACTGCTGGCGCAACTGGTGCCGAAGGACGCCCGCGACGATGGCGGCCTGTACCTGGAAGTGCGCGCCGGCACCGGCGGCGACGAGGCGGCGATCTTCGCCGGCGACCTGTTCCGCATGTACGCGCGCTACGCCGAGCGCAACGGCTGGCGGGTCGAAGTGGAATCCGCCAATCCGGGCGAGCACGGCGGCTACAAGGAAATCGTCGCCCGCGTCGAGGGCGACGGCGCCTACGCGAAGCTGAAATACGAATCCGGCACCCACCGCGTGCAGCGCGTGCCGGCCACCGAATCGCAGGGCCGCATCCACACCTCGGCGGCGACGGTGGCGATCATCGCGCTGGAAGCCGGCGACTTCGACGTCACCATCAATCCCGCCGACCTGAAGGTGGACACCTTCCGCTCCTCCGGCGCGGGCGGCCAGCACGTCAACAAGACCGAATCGGCGATCCGCATCACCCACGTGCCGAGCGGCGTGGTGGTGGAGTCGCAGACCGAACGCAGCCAGCACGCCAACCGCGACAAGGCGATGAAGCGCCTGCAGGCGATGCTGGTGGAAGCCGAGCTGGAAAAGCGCGCTGCCGCCACCGCCGCCGACCGCAAGCTGCAGGTGGGCAGCGGCGACCGCAGCCAGCGCATCCGTACCTACAACTTCCCGCAGGGCCGGATCACCGACCACCGCGTGGAAGGGCTGACGCTGTACGACCTGCCGAACATCGTCGAGGGCGATCTCGACCCCTTAGTGCTGCGGCTGCAGCAGGAACGGCAGGCCGAAGAACTGGCGCAATTGGCGCGGGACGCGTGA
- the hemA gene encoding glutamyl-tRNA reductase has product MSLYVLGINHQTAPVALREKVAFAADALPPALASLRALPEVHEAVLLSTCNRTELYAHVEGDERALAGWLAAHPEAGGDLDAYLYRHRDADAVRHLFRVASGLDSLVLGEPQILGQVKQAWAASREAGTLGGQLDRLFQQAFATAKRTRTDTRIGANPVSVASTAVRLAQDSFARLSDSTVLLIGAGETIELAARHLVEARAQRLLVANRTLAHAQELASRHGGIALPLDELDKHLAEADIVISATASRTPILHRAQVEHALRARKHRPMLLLDLAVPRDIDHDVSGLRDVFLYTVDDLERAIEDNRRSRREAAEQAEAIIELQTARFVEQWQASGRQQPLLQLRAHGEAARTDALAKARAQLAAGMAPEQALELLAHTLTNRLLHAPTVALREAARSGDAELARAAERMFPAAHADDASA; this is encoded by the coding sequence ATGAGCCTGTACGTCCTCGGCATCAACCACCAGACCGCGCCGGTTGCCCTGCGCGAGAAGGTGGCGTTCGCCGCCGACGCGCTGCCGCCGGCGCTGGCCTCGCTGCGCGCGCTGCCCGAAGTGCACGAGGCGGTGCTGCTGTCCACCTGCAACCGCACCGAGCTGTACGCCCACGTCGAAGGCGACGAGCGCGCGCTGGCCGGCTGGCTGGCCGCGCACCCGGAGGCCGGCGGCGACCTGGACGCCTATCTGTACCGCCATCGCGACGCCGACGCCGTGCGCCACCTGTTCCGGGTCGCCAGCGGGCTGGACTCGCTGGTGCTGGGCGAGCCGCAGATCCTCGGCCAGGTGAAGCAGGCGTGGGCCGCCTCGCGCGAGGCCGGCACGCTGGGCGGGCAGCTTGACCGCCTGTTCCAGCAGGCCTTCGCCACCGCCAAGCGCACCCGCACCGACACCCGCATCGGCGCCAATCCCGTGTCCGTCGCCTCCACCGCGGTGCGGCTGGCGCAGGACAGCTTCGCGCGGCTGAGCGATTCGACCGTGCTGCTGATCGGCGCCGGCGAGACCATCGAGCTGGCCGCGCGCCATCTGGTCGAAGCCCGGGCGCAGCGACTGCTGGTCGCCAACCGCACCCTCGCCCACGCGCAGGAGCTGGCCAGCCGCCACGGCGGCATCGCGCTGCCGCTGGACGAACTGGACAAGCACCTGGCCGAAGCCGACATCGTGATTTCCGCCACCGCCAGCCGCACCCCGATCCTGCATCGCGCGCAGGTCGAGCATGCGCTGCGCGCGCGCAAGCACCGGCCGATGCTGCTGCTGGACCTGGCGGTGCCTCGCGACATCGACCACGACGTCTCCGGCCTGCGCGACGTGTTCCTCTACACCGTCGACGACCTGGAACGGGCCATCGAGGACAACCGCCGCAGCCGCCGCGAAGCCGCCGAGCAGGCCGAAGCGATCATCGAACTGCAGACCGCCCGCTTCGTCGAGCAATGGCAGGCCAGCGGACGTCAGCAGCCGCTGCTGCAACTGCGCGCACACGGCGAGGCGGCACGCACCGACGCCCTGGCGAAGGCGCGCGCGCAGCTGGCCGCCGGGATGGCGCCGGAGCAGGCGCTGGAGCTGCTGGCCCACACCCTGACCAACCGCCTGCTGCACGCGCCCACGGTGGCGCTGCGCGAGGCCGCGCGCAGCGGCGACGCCGAACTGGCGCGCGCGGCGGAGCGGATGTTCCCGGCCGCGCACGCGGACGACGCCAGCGCATGA
- a CDS encoding tetratricopeptide repeat protein, with amino-acid sequence MPNPQRSGSRTFLLALLLACAPVAMAGKPGNAPVRIDPLEASMAGEFALQGGQLPEAARHYLDAARAAQDPVLAERATRIALLADQDALARDAFGVWQALAPQSSADARMVAASLALRAGQKTAARRELRALLTADKGWQEALAALAGAVGKQPKLVVAMLGEIVDRGELPDQLQAWLGFGGLAQRLEQPKLVDRIVQQVVARFPGEPRVALLRAQLLREGGKLAEARVALAGLEEPARLSPPLRWALAGEYEALGDAGKAAQVLAFGAQDDAAYARRAALLDKAGDKAGLAALYDELKRGATSPNPMRRLLLGQLAELLQRYDEALGWYANVPGQQAQGMARLRAANVLHAMGRSAQAYEDLHAIQSDAAVDDDAHRDGYLLEAELRQKDKDAAGEQDAYARGLAALPDNPELLYARALMWERQDRIGKAEADLRRLLVIEPDNVAALNALGYTLADRTDRYREALELIDRARVAEPGNAAIIDSYGWVLFKLGKARAALDHLRHAYALQEDPDIASHLGQVLWALGQKDEARHYFDAARKLDPDNRSLQRAMQETGA; translated from the coding sequence ATGCCCAACCCGCAACGCTCCGGTTCGCGCACGTTCCTGTTGGCCTTGCTGCTGGCCTGCGCGCCCGTCGCCATGGCCGGCAAGCCCGGCAACGCGCCGGTACGGATCGATCCGCTGGAGGCCAGCATGGCCGGGGAATTCGCGTTGCAGGGCGGGCAACTGCCGGAAGCGGCCCGCCACTATCTGGACGCCGCGCGCGCCGCGCAGGACCCGGTGCTGGCCGAGCGCGCCACCCGCATCGCCCTGTTGGCCGACCAGGACGCGTTGGCCCGCGACGCCTTCGGCGTCTGGCAGGCGCTGGCGCCGCAGTCGAGCGCGGACGCGCGGATGGTCGCCGCCAGCCTGGCCCTGCGCGCCGGTCAGAAGACTGCGGCGCGGCGCGAACTGCGCGCCCTGCTGACCGCGGACAAGGGCTGGCAGGAAGCGCTGGCCGCGCTGGCCGGCGCGGTGGGCAAGCAGCCGAAGCTGGTGGTGGCGATGCTGGGCGAGATCGTCGATCGCGGCGAGCTGCCTGATCAATTGCAGGCCTGGCTGGGCTTCGGCGGCCTGGCGCAGCGGCTGGAGCAGCCGAAGCTGGTGGATCGCATCGTCCAGCAGGTGGTGGCGCGCTTCCCCGGCGAGCCGCGCGTCGCCCTGCTGCGCGCGCAACTGCTGCGCGAGGGCGGCAAGCTGGCCGAGGCGCGCGTCGCGCTGGCCGGGCTGGAGGAGCCGGCGCGGCTGTCCCCGCCGCTGCGCTGGGCGCTGGCCGGCGAATACGAAGCGCTGGGCGATGCCGGCAAGGCCGCGCAGGTGCTGGCCTTCGGCGCCCAGGACGATGCCGCCTACGCACGCCGCGCGGCGCTGCTGGACAAGGCCGGCGACAAGGCAGGGCTGGCGGCGCTGTACGACGAACTCAAGCGCGGCGCCACTTCGCCCAATCCGATGCGCCGCCTGCTGCTGGGCCAGCTGGCCGAGCTGCTGCAGCGCTACGACGAGGCGCTGGGTTGGTACGCCAACGTCCCCGGCCAGCAGGCGCAGGGCATGGCGCGGCTGCGCGCGGCCAACGTGCTGCACGCGATGGGGCGCTCCGCGCAGGCCTACGAAGACCTGCACGCCATCCAGTCCGACGCGGCGGTGGACGACGACGCCCATCGCGACGGTTACCTGCTGGAAGCCGAGCTGCGGCAGAAGGACAAGGACGCCGCGGGCGAGCAGGACGCCTACGCGCGCGGCCTGGCGGCGCTGCCGGACAACCCGGAGCTGCTGTACGCCCGCGCGCTGATGTGGGAGCGGCAGGACCGCATCGGCAAGGCCGAGGCCGACCTGCGCCGGCTGCTGGTGATCGAGCCGGACAACGTGGCCGCGCTCAACGCGCTGGGCTACACCCTGGCCGACCGCACCGACCGCTACCGCGAGGCGCTGGAGCTGATCGACCGCGCCCGCGTGGCCGAGCCCGGCAACGCCGCGATCATCGACAGCTACGGCTGGGTGCTGTTCAAGCTCGGCAAGGCGCGCGCCGCGCTGGATCACCTGCGGCACGCCTACGCGTTGCAGGAAGACCCGGACATCGCCAGCCACCTCGGCCAGGTGCTGTGGGCGCTGGGCCAGAAGGACGAGGCGCGGCATTACTTCGACGCCGCGCGCAAGCTGGACCCGGACAACCGTTCGCTGCAGCGCGCGATGCAGGAGACGGGCGCATGA